A window of the Euzebya pacifica genome harbors these coding sequences:
- a CDS encoding ADP-ribosylglycohydrolase family protein yields the protein MTSWEDRVAGAVVGGAAGDALGAGYEFTVPAPDEPIEMRGGGPFGFAPGEWTDDTAQAAGILGVLATGSTDVLAIGQRFLDWMAGEPKDVGSSTGAVLRHAVTADHLTSSAATYFARNPRGAAGNGSLMRTSPVPLHALGDDAAIADLATRVSLLTHGDPLAAEGCVIWSLAIDRAVRVEVFDIRTGLRRLPSDRAAWWTDRIDEAEANPPSRFGTGNGFVVTALQAAWSAIVHTPIPEDRPARHLPLALRAAVRIGHDTDTVAAIAGQLLGARWGASAVPEAWRRMLHGWGADGADDLAQMAVRAAGHRAAEGRHEIVTET from the coding sequence TTGACGTCGTGGGAGGACCGCGTCGCCGGCGCAGTGGTCGGCGGTGCCGCCGGTGACGCGCTCGGTGCGGGCTACGAGTTCACCGTCCCGGCACCCGACGAGCCGATCGAGATGCGCGGCGGCGGACCGTTCGGATTCGCCCCCGGCGAGTGGACCGACGACACCGCGCAGGCCGCGGGCATCCTCGGCGTGCTGGCCACCGGCTCGACCGACGTGCTGGCCATCGGCCAGCGCTTCCTCGACTGGATGGCCGGTGAACCCAAGGACGTCGGGTCCTCGACGGGCGCGGTGCTGCGCCACGCCGTCACCGCGGACCACCTCACCTCGTCGGCGGCGACGTACTTCGCCCGCAACCCCCGAGGCGCGGCCGGCAACGGCAGCCTGATGCGGACCTCACCGGTGCCGCTGCACGCCCTGGGTGACGATGCGGCCATCGCCGACCTCGCCACGCGGGTCAGCTTGCTGACCCATGGCGACCCGCTTGCCGCAGAGGGCTGTGTGATCTGGTCGCTCGCGATCGACCGCGCCGTCCGCGTGGAGGTGTTCGACATCCGCACCGGGCTGCGCCGGCTGCCATCCGACCGCGCGGCCTGGTGGACCGACCGCATCGACGAGGCCGAGGCCAACCCGCCCAGCCGGTTCGGGACGGGCAACGGGTTCGTCGTCACCGCGTTGCAGGCGGCGTGGTCGGCCATCGTGCACACCCCGATCCCCGAGGACCGGCCGGCACGGCACCTGCCGCTCGCGCTGCGGGCTGCGGTCCGGATCGGACACGACACCGACACGGTCGCCGCGATCGCCGGGCAGCTGCTCGGGGCACGGTGGGGCGCATCGGCGGTGCCGGAGGCGTGGCGTCGGATGCTGCACGGGTGGGGTGCCGACGGCGCGGACGACCTGGCACAAATGGCGGTGCGGGCCGCGGGCCACCGAGCGGCCGAAGGCCGTCACGAGATCGTCACGGAGACGTAG
- a CDS encoding VOC family protein translates to MDEPAFPDPPAVLPSTLELGAFSMSLSVADLDVSRRFYEALGFVVSGGDADEGWVILKNGESTIGLFHGMFEGSILTFNPGLTNGMAKLESFTDVRVIQQRLEEAGLELSTTPEGEEGPASLTLTDPDGNNILIDQFFRS, encoded by the coding sequence ATGGACGAACCTGCGTTTCCGGACCCACCCGCAGTGCTGCCGAGCACCCTCGAGCTCGGGGCCTTCTCCATGTCGCTCTCCGTCGCCGACCTCGACGTCTCGCGCCGCTTCTACGAGGCGCTCGGGTTCGTGGTCTCGGGCGGGGATGCCGACGAGGGTTGGGTGATCCTGAAGAACGGGGAGAGCACCATCGGGCTGTTCCACGGCATGTTCGAGGGCAGCATCCTGACGTTCAACCCGGGGCTGACCAACGGGATGGCGAAGCTGGAGTCGTTCACCGACGTCCGTGTCATCCAGCAACGGCTGGAGGAGGCGGGCCTGGAGCTGTCCACCACGCCCGAGGGCGAGGAGGGACCGGCCAGCCTGACCCTGACCGACCCCGACGGCAACAACATCCTCATCGACCAGTTCTTCCGGTCTTGA